A genomic window from Chaetodon auriga isolate fChaAug3 chromosome 13, fChaAug3.hap1, whole genome shotgun sequence includes:
- the akap19 gene encoding small membrane A-kinase anchor protein, with translation MGCVKSKKSDSAAQNANSTEKVEGKAKGWRGEKAYLVQSEMGSPESSPQVNPVLLEYAQRLSEEIVVRAVEQWVEVDRRYSDIPYIECDVP, from the coding sequence ATGGGGTGCGTTAAATCCAAGAAGAGCGACTCCGCAGCCCAGAATGCCAACTCCACAGAGAAGGTGGAGGGCAAAGCCAAGGGATGGAGGGGCGAGAAAGCCTACTTGGTCCAATCAGAGATGGGTTCGCCGGAGAGCTCCCCTCAGGTCAATCCGGTGCTGCTGGAGTACGCTCAGAGGCTCTCCGAGGAGATCGTGGTCCGGGCCGTGGAGCAGTGGGTGGAGGTAGACCGCCGCTACAGCGACATCCCCTACATTGAATGTGACGTGCCGTGA